A window of the Streptomyces formicae genome harbors these coding sequences:
- a CDS encoding heme oxygenase (biliverdin-producing), which translates to MEAPVKATAAPAALTAFADATPFSVRIRTASHDQHSEAENSGFMSDMLGGRLGPEAYVRYTEQLWFVYRALEESAHALADDPVAGPFVRPELFRVAEIERDLAHLRGAGRRETIDALPATLAYAARIEECARTWPAGYVAHHYTRYLGDLSGGQIIRDAAEKAWGFAHKGDGVRFYVFEGVANPAAFKREYRALLDAVAVDDLEKARIVEECNRAFAFNGAVFRELGAEFRPAA; encoded by the coding sequence ATGGAGGCCCCTGTGAAAGCCACTGCCGCACCTGCCGCCCTCACCGCCTTCGCGGACGCGACACCGTTCTCGGTGCGGATCCGCACCGCGTCGCACGACCAGCACAGCGAAGCGGAGAACTCCGGGTTCATGAGCGACATGCTGGGCGGCAGGCTCGGCCCGGAGGCGTACGTGCGCTACACCGAGCAACTGTGGTTCGTCTACCGGGCACTGGAGGAATCGGCACACGCGCTGGCCGACGACCCGGTGGCGGGTCCGTTCGTCCGGCCCGAGCTGTTCCGGGTGGCCGAGATCGAGCGCGACCTCGCCCACCTGCGGGGCGCCGGCCGGCGCGAGACGATCGACGCGCTGCCGGCGACGCTGGCGTACGCGGCGCGGATCGAGGAGTGCGCCCGGACCTGGCCGGCGGGATACGTCGCCCACCACTACACCCGGTACCTGGGCGACCTGTCGGGCGGTCAGATCATCCGGGACGCGGCGGAGAAGGCGTGGGGTTTCGCGCACAAGGGCGACGGGGTGCGGTTCTACGTCTTCGAGGGCGTGGCGAATCCGGCGGCGTTCAAGCGGGAGTACCGCGCACTGCTGGACGCGGTCGCGGTGGACGACCTGGAGAAGGCGCGCATCGTCGAGGAGTGCAACCGCGCCTTTGCCTTCAACGGGGCCGTATTTCGCGAGCTGGGCGCGGAGTTCAGGCCCGCCGCCTGA
- a CDS encoding ArsR/SmtB family transcription factor has translation MLTVASDIEVLARFGRALADPIRCRLLLALREAPAYPADLADALGISRTRLSNHLACLRDCGLVVTVPDGRRTRYELADERLGHALDDLRTAVLAVETDRTCADADADADDKGRC, from the coding sequence GTGCTGACCGTTGCCTCCGACATCGAGGTGCTGGCCCGTTTCGGCCGCGCGCTCGCCGACCCGATCCGCTGCCGGCTCCTGCTCGCCCTGCGTGAGGCCCCCGCCTACCCCGCCGACCTGGCCGACGCCCTCGGCATCTCGCGCACCCGGCTGTCGAACCATCTGGCGTGCCTGCGCGACTGCGGCCTCGTGGTCACCGTGCCTGACGGCCGCCGCACCCGCTACGAGCTGGCCGACGAACGCCTCGGCCACGCCCTGGACGATCTGCGCACCGCCGTACTGGCCGTCGAGACCGACCGCACCTGTGCCGACGCCGACGCCGACGCCGACGACAAGGGACGCTGCTGA
- a CDS encoding MMPL family transporter, whose product MNALLRRAAGAPGGRRTKYLVLVAWLVLAVALGPLAGKLGEVEDTSANAFLPSGAESALVNTELERFRTDAVMPAVVVYTGGGAQPKAAADRTAFAEFAAEGEQISPPFPSEDGKALMTVVPLSTEGDDITGTIDELRGIAAAGAPPGVDVAVGGPAGSLTDQVAVFDTLDSTLMIATGLVVAVLLLITYRSPVLWLFPLLAVGFAAVLTQVGTYLLARYADLPVNPQSSGILMVLVFGVGTDYALLLIARYREELHRHEDRHEAMQLALRRSGPAVLASAGTIAAGLVCLSLADLDSSRSIGLVGAVGVLCGLLAMLTVLPALLVIAGRWVFWPFVPAYGTPARKADTVWSRIGAAVARRPRWSWMMSLAVTGVLALSAAGITMGLQQSEMFQEKPESVVAQERISAHYPSGASDPAQIVTRAATVSEVKAAASEVDGVARVEDGERTADGELATLSVVLKDVPDSRAAKDAIDGLRTAVHRVDGADALVGGTTAQTLDTQRATDRDLTTVIPAVLAVVLLVLIWLLRALVAPLLLLATVVVSFFAALGASNLLFEHVFGFAGMDRSIPLLGFVFLVALGIDYNIFLMHRVREEAARLGHARGVLEGLTSTGGVITSAGVVLAATFAVFAGLPLVTMAQMGVLVGIGVLLDTFLVRTVLVPALALDLGRWFWWPGRLFSALSGPASADTPRTSPDRRCSAAR is encoded by the coding sequence ATGAACGCGCTGCTCAGGCGCGCGGCAGGCGCCCCAGGTGGCCGCCGCACCAAGTACCTCGTCCTCGTGGCCTGGCTGGTCCTCGCCGTCGCGCTCGGCCCCCTCGCGGGGAAACTCGGCGAGGTCGAGGACACCAGCGCCAACGCCTTCCTCCCGAGCGGGGCCGAATCGGCGCTGGTCAACACCGAGCTGGAGAGGTTCCGTACGGACGCGGTCATGCCCGCCGTCGTCGTCTACACCGGCGGGGGCGCGCAGCCGAAGGCCGCCGCCGACCGCACCGCCTTCGCCGAGTTCGCGGCCGAGGGCGAGCAGATCTCGCCTCCCTTCCCGTCCGAGGACGGCAAGGCCCTGATGACCGTCGTCCCGCTCTCCACCGAAGGGGACGACATCACCGGCACGATCGACGAACTGCGCGGGATCGCGGCAGCCGGCGCACCACCGGGCGTGGACGTCGCCGTCGGCGGACCGGCCGGGTCGCTCACCGACCAGGTCGCGGTCTTCGACACGCTCGACTCCACCCTGATGATCGCCACCGGACTCGTCGTGGCCGTCCTGCTGCTGATCACTTACCGCAGCCCGGTCCTCTGGCTCTTCCCGCTGCTGGCGGTCGGCTTCGCCGCGGTCCTCACCCAGGTGGGCACCTATCTGCTCGCCCGGTATGCCGACCTGCCCGTCAATCCGCAGAGTTCGGGCATCCTGATGGTGCTCGTCTTCGGCGTCGGCACGGACTACGCGCTCCTGCTCATCGCCCGCTACCGCGAGGAACTGCACCGCCACGAGGACCGGCACGAGGCCATGCAGCTCGCGCTGCGCCGCTCGGGGCCCGCGGTCCTCGCCTCCGCCGGCACCATCGCCGCAGGACTCGTGTGCCTCTCCCTCGCCGACCTCGACTCCTCGCGCTCCATCGGACTGGTCGGCGCCGTGGGCGTGCTCTGCGGCCTCCTCGCCATGCTCACCGTCCTGCCGGCGCTACTGGTGATCGCGGGCCGCTGGGTCTTCTGGCCGTTCGTACCGGCGTACGGCACCCCGGCCCGCAAGGCCGACACCGTCTGGTCCCGTATCGGAGCCGCCGTCGCCCGCCGCCCCCGCTGGTCCTGGATGATGTCCCTCGCCGTCACCGGCGTCCTCGCGCTCAGCGCCGCCGGGATCACCATGGGTCTGCAGCAGTCCGAGATGTTCCAGGAGAAGCCGGAGTCGGTCGTCGCCCAGGAGCGGATCTCCGCGCACTACCCGTCGGGCGCCTCCGACCCCGCGCAGATCGTCACGCGCGCCGCGACGGTCTCCGAGGTCAAGGCCGCGGCCTCCGAGGTGGACGGCGTCGCCCGGGTCGAGGACGGCGAGCGCACCGCTGACGGTGAACTCGCCACCCTCTCCGTGGTGTTGAAGGACGTCCCGGACAGCCGGGCGGCCAAGGACGCCATCGACGGCCTGCGCACCGCCGTGCACCGGGTCGACGGCGCGGACGCGCTCGTCGGCGGCACCACGGCCCAGACCCTGGACACCCAGCGCGCGACCGACCGCGACCTGACGACGGTCATCCCGGCCGTCCTCGCCGTCGTCCTGCTCGTCCTGATCTGGCTGCTGCGTGCCCTGGTCGCCCCGCTGCTGCTGCTCGCCACGGTCGTCGTCTCGTTCTTCGCGGCACTCGGCGCCTCGAACCTCCTCTTCGAGCACGTCTTCGGCTTCGCGGGCATGGACCGGTCGATCCCCCTGCTGGGCTTCGTCTTCCTCGTCGCCCTGGGCATCGACTACAACATCTTCCTGATGCACCGGGTACGGGAAGAGGCGGCCCGGCTGGGCCACGCCCGCGGTGTGCTGGAGGGTCTGACCAGCACGGGCGGCGTCATCACCTCGGCCGGTGTCGTCCTCGCCGCCACCTTCGCGGTCTTCGCCGGGCTGCCGCTGGTGACCATGGCGCAGATGGGCGTGCTCGTGGGCATCGGCGTCCTGCTCGACACCTTCCTGGTCCGCACCGTCCTCGTGCCCGCCCTCGCCCTGGACCTGGGCCGCTGGTTCTGGTGGCCCGGCCGCCTCTTCAGCGCCCTCAGCGGTCCAGCGAGCGCAGATACGCCGCGAACTTCTCCAGACCGTCGATGTTCCGCGGCCCGCTGA
- a CDS encoding MFS transporter: MSIDAKHAKHANDAKDSSAERETAQAEEPLPGDLRMARALWPVLLASAVGLLPFTIFSTYLVPIAHDAGSSVAAMGGLRGLGGLAALLVGTALAPLIDRVPREWAAAGGLVALGASAALGASGDFVLLAVFCLLVGAGTSVLNPALTAAAADRFGTGKAAGRAATLVTAVQSMTAMLAAPLVALPALFWGWQGDLVAVTAVSVLLAAVLLARRGSTKGDRAAAAEEQRLGYLASFKALGAKPGVVPLLLIGMARTAVFMGYLAYLAAFYDERFQLDPGLFAFVWTLSGAAFFVSNLLTGRLTNADRPRIATERLLVIGLFAALASVVGFYFTHWLPLALALTAVHAASHAVVAACVVSLLVRRCGTLRGSALSLNAAGQSLGVFVGAALGGAGLGLAGYPGAALAFGALVVVALAAAFLAGRSGTAGEQAP, translated from the coding sequence GTGAGCATCGACGCCAAGCACGCCAAGCACGCCAACGACGCCAAGGACTCCTCGGCGGAGCGGGAGACGGCGCAGGCGGAGGAGCCGCTTCCGGGCGATCTGCGGATGGCCCGTGCCCTGTGGCCGGTGCTGCTGGCATCGGCGGTCGGCCTGCTGCCGTTCACCATCTTCAGCACCTATCTGGTGCCGATCGCGCACGACGCCGGCAGCAGCGTCGCCGCGATGGGCGGGCTCCGCGGACTGGGCGGTCTCGCCGCCCTGCTCGTGGGCACCGCGCTCGCGCCGCTCATCGACCGGGTGCCCAGGGAGTGGGCGGCCGCGGGCGGCCTCGTGGCGCTCGGCGCATCGGCCGCCCTGGGCGCGAGCGGGGACTTCGTCCTGCTCGCCGTGTTCTGTCTGCTCGTCGGCGCCGGTACGTCCGTGCTCAACCCCGCCCTCACGGCGGCGGCAGCCGACCGCTTCGGCACCGGCAAGGCGGCAGGCCGGGCGGCGACCCTGGTCACGGCGGTGCAGTCGATGACCGCGATGCTCGCGGCACCGCTCGTGGCGCTGCCCGCGCTGTTCTGGGGCTGGCAGGGCGACCTGGTCGCGGTGACCGCCGTGTCGGTGCTGCTGGCCGCGGTCCTCCTCGCCCGGCGCGGAAGCACGAAGGGCGACCGGGCCGCCGCCGCGGAGGAACAACGCCTCGGCTATCTCGCGTCGTTCAAGGCCCTGGGCGCGAAGCCCGGCGTCGTGCCGCTGCTGCTCATCGGCATGGCGCGCACGGCGGTGTTCATGGGTTACCTGGCCTACCTCGCGGCCTTCTACGACGAGCGGTTCCAGCTCGACCCCGGGCTCTTCGCGTTCGTCTGGACGCTGAGTGGCGCTGCGTTCTTCGTGAGCAACCTCCTCACGGGGCGGCTCACCAACGCCGACCGGCCCCGGATCGCCACCGAACGCCTGCTGGTCATCGGCCTGTTCGCGGCGCTCGCCTCGGTCGTGGGCTTCTACTTCACGCACTGGCTCCCGCTCGCCCTCGCGCTGACCGCGGTGCACGCCGCCAGCCACGCCGTCGTGGCGGCGTGCGTGGTCAGCCTCCTCGTCCGGCGCTGCGGAACGCTGCGCGGCTCGGCCCTGAGCCTCAACGCGGCCGGCCAGAGCCTCGGGGTCTTCGTCGGCGCGGCGCTCGGCGGCGCGGGCCTCGGCCTGGCCGGCTACCCGGGCGCGGCGCTGGCCTTCGGCGCCCTGGTCGTCGTCGCCCTGGCCGCCGCCTTCCTGGCCGGCCGCTCCGGTACGGCCGGCGAGCAGGCCCCGTGA
- a CDS encoding Rossmann-like domain-containing protein — translation MSHTTPRTVAELTDAVLSGAYGPDPKDLAVTSAFWLYHTTRLAGGEVTYHNHYLLLRVGRSFGGCSFEAGELAPDFCENASGETLDTLLRNASTPVRIAALDAYLAQVLPHREAASAEPVALPAGTPEVRARARDAAIAGLLDIEPGAKVALIGVVNPLVAAIRERGGVCLPCDLNLRTTQWGEQVTDDMTEVLKEADAVVATGMTLSNGTFDLILEHCREQGVPLVVYAQTGSAVARAFLSAGAGVTALNAEPFPFSQFSADQTVLYRYRAGEEGS, via the coding sequence ATGTCACACACCACGCCGCGGACCGTCGCGGAACTGACCGACGCCGTACTGTCCGGCGCTTACGGCCCCGACCCCAAGGACCTGGCCGTCACCAGCGCGTTCTGGCTCTACCACACCACCCGGCTGGCGGGGGGCGAGGTCACGTACCACAACCACTACCTCCTGCTCCGCGTCGGCCGGTCCTTCGGCGGCTGCTCCTTCGAGGCCGGTGAACTCGCCCCCGACTTCTGCGAGAACGCCTCCGGCGAGACGCTGGACACCCTGCTCCGCAACGCGTCGACCCCGGTCCGGATCGCCGCACTCGACGCGTACCTCGCCCAGGTGCTCCCGCACCGGGAGGCGGCGTCCGCCGAGCCGGTCGCGCTCCCTGCCGGAACACCCGAGGTCCGCGCCCGCGCCCGTGACGCCGCCATCGCCGGGCTCCTCGACATCGAGCCGGGTGCCAAGGTCGCGCTCATCGGCGTCGTCAACCCGCTGGTCGCGGCGATACGGGAGCGGGGCGGCGTCTGCCTGCCCTGCGATCTGAACCTGCGCACCACCCAGTGGGGCGAGCAGGTCACCGACGACATGACCGAGGTGCTCAAGGAAGCCGACGCCGTGGTGGCCACCGGAATGACGCTCAGCAACGGCACCTTCGACCTCATCCTCGAACACTGCCGGGAGCAGGGCGTACCGCTGGTCGTCTACGCGCAGACCGGCAGCGCCGTAGCCCGCGCCTTCCTGTCCGCCGGGGCCGGGGTCACCGCGCTCAACGCCGAGCCCTTCCCCTTCTCGCAGTTCAGCGCCGACCAGACGGTCCTGTACCGCTACCGCGCCGGCGAGGAGGGGTCGTGA
- a CDS encoding cation transporter: MAALSLGPSPTRRDALARRIRLLVATTIAYNAVEAVVALTAGALASSTALIGFGLDSVIEVSSAAAVAWQFSTRDHAVREAREKTALRIIALSFFALSAYVTVDALRALAGTGEAAPSAPGIVLAALSLAVMPVLSAAQRRAGRELGSASAVADSRQTLLCTYLSAVLLVGLALNAAFGWSWADPIAALAIAAIAVKEGRDAWRGKGCCVTC; encoded by the coding sequence ATGGCCGCGTTGTCCCTGGGCCCGTCCCCGACGCGGCGCGACGCGCTCGCCCGGCGCATCCGGCTCCTGGTCGCCACGACCATCGCGTACAACGCCGTCGAGGCGGTCGTGGCCCTCACCGCCGGCGCTCTCGCCTCCTCCACCGCGCTGATCGGCTTCGGCCTGGACTCCGTCATCGAGGTCTCCTCCGCGGCCGCGGTCGCCTGGCAGTTCTCCACCCGCGACCACGCCGTGCGCGAAGCCCGCGAGAAGACAGCCCTGCGCATCATCGCGCTCTCGTTCTTCGCCCTGTCCGCGTACGTCACCGTCGACGCCCTGCGCGCCCTGGCCGGCACCGGCGAAGCCGCACCCTCCGCCCCCGGCATCGTGCTCGCCGCACTCTCCCTGGCGGTCATGCCGGTCCTGTCCGCCGCCCAGCGCCGTGCCGGACGTGAACTCGGCTCCGCCAGCGCGGTCGCGGACTCCCGGCAGACCCTGCTGTGCACCTACCTGTCCGCCGTGCTCCTCGTCGGCCTGGCCCTCAACGCCGCCTTCGGCTGGTCCTGGGCCGACCCGATCGCGGCCCTCGCCATCGCCGCCATCGCCGTGAAGGAAGGCCGCGACGCCTGGCGGGGCAAGGGCTGCTGCGTCACCTGCTGA
- a CDS encoding ABC transporter ATP-binding protein, with amino-acid sequence MRLALDGLTVVTDGRSLVRDLSLEVAAGQVVGLVGPNGSGKSTALRCVYRALRPSSGTVWLGEDDLTRLTLRRSAQLVAAMAQDGSVDLDFTVEEVVALGRAPHLRGNQALSSREQELCARSMDRLGIRHLARRGVLTLSGGERQRVLLARALVQEPQVLVLDEPTNHLDVRHQVELLSLLRGSGLTVLVVLHDLNLAAAACDRLGVLSQGRLVTTGTPEEVLTPGLVEDVFGVRASVVRHPLTGDPQLLYAIAPTP; translated from the coding sequence ATGAGACTGGCACTCGACGGACTCACGGTGGTGACCGACGGCAGGAGCCTCGTCCGCGACCTCTCCCTGGAGGTGGCCGCCGGCCAGGTCGTGGGCCTGGTCGGGCCGAACGGCAGCGGCAAGTCCACCGCCCTGCGCTGCGTCTACCGGGCGCTGCGCCCCAGCTCCGGCACGGTGTGGCTGGGCGAGGACGACCTCACCCGGCTGACGCTGCGCCGCAGCGCGCAACTGGTCGCCGCCATGGCCCAGGACGGCTCCGTCGACCTCGACTTCACCGTCGAAGAGGTCGTCGCGCTCGGACGGGCGCCCCATCTGCGGGGCAACCAGGCGCTCAGCAGCCGCGAACAGGAGCTGTGCGCACGGTCGATGGACCGGCTCGGCATCCGCCACCTCGCCCGGCGCGGGGTCCTCACGCTCTCGGGCGGCGAACGGCAGCGCGTCCTGCTGGCCCGCGCCCTCGTCCAGGAACCGCAGGTCCTGGTGCTCGACGAGCCGACCAACCACCTCGACGTACGCCATCAGGTCGAGCTGCTCTCCCTGCTGCGCGGCTCGGGACTCACCGTCCTCGTCGTGCTCCACGACCTCAACCTCGCCGCTGCCGCCTGCGACCGGCTCGGCGTGCTCTCCCAAGGGCGCCTGGTGACCACCGGCACCCCTGAGGAGGTGCTCACGCCCGGACTCGTCGAGGACGTGTTCGGCGTCCGGGCAAGCGTCGTCCGCCACCCGCTGACGGGTGATCCGCAGCTGCTGTACGCGATCGCCCCCACCCCTTGA
- a CDS encoding ArsR/SmtB family transcription factor, with the protein MAQVPDPQPTGDELLKVFAALGNPHRLRIVAALVSGGRNYVSRLARELGIGRPLLHMHLQRLEAAGLVTGSLELAEDGKAMKYFEITPFAYTLTPDVVAAAARTITEEDETVKEKAK; encoded by the coding sequence ATGGCTCAGGTCCCGGACCCGCAACCGACCGGGGACGAGCTGCTGAAGGTGTTCGCTGCGCTCGGCAACCCGCACCGGCTGCGGATCGTGGCGGCTCTCGTCTCGGGAGGCCGGAACTACGTCAGCCGGCTCGCCCGCGAGCTGGGGATCGGCCGTCCGCTGCTCCACATGCATCTCCAGCGGCTGGAAGCCGCCGGACTGGTCACCGGTTCGCTGGAGCTGGCGGAGGACGGCAAGGCCATGAAGTACTTCGAGATCACACCCTTCGCCTACACGCTGACCCCCGACGTCGTCGCGGCCGCGGCCCGGACGATCACCGAAGAGGACGAGACCGTGAAGGAGAAGGCGAAATGA
- a CDS encoding FecCD family ABC transporter permease has protein sequence MTCALLLAVLLASVVVAIGLGSAVITPGETARYLWAALSGGRIGADEVTTYQIIWQIRTPRVLLAALVGAGLSAVGVAIQAMVRNALADPFVLGVSSGASVGAVGVTVTGGLAALGIYAVSAGAFIGALVASFLVYAASASRGGGLSPLRLVLTGVAMSLGFQAVMSVIIYFAPDSEATSMVLYWTMGSFGAATWGALPVVSVAALLGIAVLYRYGRALDVMTLGDETAASLGISPDRHRKGLLVLVSLVTGVMVAVSGAVSFVGLVMPHVVRMAVGAGHARVLAVAPLVGAVFMVWVDLASRTLVAPRELPLGAITALVGVPVFIALMRRKAAVFGGR, from the coding sequence CTGACGTGCGCCCTGCTGCTCGCCGTCCTCCTCGCCTCCGTCGTCGTGGCCATCGGCCTGGGCTCCGCCGTGATCACGCCGGGGGAGACCGCCCGCTATCTGTGGGCGGCCCTCAGCGGCGGGCGCATCGGCGCGGACGAGGTCACGACGTACCAGATCATCTGGCAGATCCGCACGCCACGGGTGCTGCTGGCGGCGCTCGTCGGCGCGGGGCTGAGCGCGGTCGGCGTCGCCATCCAGGCGATGGTCCGCAACGCCCTCGCCGACCCCTTCGTCCTCGGCGTCTCCTCCGGTGCCTCCGTCGGCGCCGTCGGCGTCACGGTCACCGGCGGACTGGCCGCGCTGGGCATCTACGCGGTCTCCGCGGGCGCCTTCATAGGCGCGCTGGTCGCCTCGTTCCTGGTGTACGCCGCCTCCGCGAGCCGGGGCGGCGGGCTCTCGCCGCTGCGACTCGTCCTGACGGGAGTGGCCATGTCACTGGGGTTCCAGGCGGTCATGAGCGTGATCATCTACTTCGCTCCGGACAGCGAGGCGACCAGCATGGTCCTGTACTGGACGATGGGCAGCTTCGGCGCCGCGACCTGGGGCGCGCTCCCCGTCGTCTCCGTGGCCGCACTGCTCGGTATCGCCGTGCTGTACCGGTACGGCAGGGCGCTGGACGTCATGACCCTCGGCGACGAGACCGCCGCAAGCCTGGGCATCAGCCCGGACCGGCACCGCAAGGGCCTGCTCGTCCTCGTCTCGCTCGTCACCGGCGTGATGGTCGCCGTCAGCGGCGCCGTCAGCTTCGTCGGGCTCGTCATGCCCCATGTGGTGCGCATGGCCGTCGGGGCCGGCCACGCCCGGGTGCTGGCCGTGGCCCCGCTCGTCGGGGCGGTCTTCATGGTCTGGGTGGACCTCGCGTCGCGGACCCTGGTGGCCCCCCGCGAGCTGCCGCTGGGCGCCATCACCGCACTCGTGGGCGTACCGGTCTTCATCGCGCTGATGCGCCGCAAGGCCGCCGTGTTCGGGGGACGTTGA
- a CDS encoding ABC transporter substrate-binding protein, with product MSTNRSSGPVRQRAALGSALAATLLLSGCGAEVEPDAAKASGKTTVQRCGEPVDYTVPERAVAYEGGSADKLFSLGLTEHVHGYVMPPANPPVSESPWAAEYAEVKMLSDDLLNKEVVVEAKSDFVVAGWNSGFKDERGITPEILDKLGIQSFMHTESCFNYPKYPEKVTPFEALYTDLDRLGRIFKAEKKADEVVGGLKKRVEAVRAKAPKGEPVPVFLYDSGTDQPFTAGNQVPPNDIIRTAGGRNVFDGLDQRWTQVNWESVAKAEPEVVIILDYGDLPAEKKIDFLKKSPHTRELPAVKKDNFFVLDYNEGISGPRNIDGLEKFAAYLRSLDR from the coding sequence ATGTCCACAAACCGCTCCTCCGGCCCGGTGCGGCAGCGCGCCGCCCTCGGCTCCGCCCTCGCCGCCACGCTGCTGCTCAGCGGCTGCGGCGCCGAGGTCGAACCCGACGCCGCCAAGGCGTCAGGGAAGACCACCGTCCAGCGGTGCGGCGAGCCGGTCGACTACACGGTCCCCGAGCGCGCGGTCGCCTACGAAGGCGGCAGCGCCGACAAGCTCTTCAGCCTGGGGCTGACCGAGCACGTGCACGGGTACGTCATGCCGCCCGCGAACCCGCCGGTGAGCGAATCCCCCTGGGCGGCCGAGTACGCCGAGGTGAAGATGCTCAGTGACGACCTCCTCAACAAGGAGGTCGTCGTGGAGGCCAAGTCCGACTTCGTGGTCGCGGGCTGGAACTCCGGCTTCAAGGACGAGCGGGGCATCACCCCCGAGATCCTGGACAAGCTCGGCATCCAGAGCTTCATGCACACGGAGAGCTGCTTCAACTACCCCAAGTACCCCGAGAAGGTCACCCCGTTCGAGGCCCTCTACACCGACCTCGACCGGCTCGGCAGGATCTTCAAGGCCGAGAAGAAGGCCGACGAGGTCGTCGGCGGCCTGAAGAAGCGTGTCGAGGCCGTCAGGGCGAAGGCCCCCAAGGGCGAGCCGGTGCCCGTCTTCCTCTACGACTCGGGCACCGACCAGCCCTTCACCGCCGGCAACCAGGTGCCGCCCAACGACATCATCAGGACCGCGGGCGGCCGGAACGTCTTCGACGGTCTCGACCAGCGCTGGACCCAGGTCAACTGGGAATCCGTCGCCAAGGCCGAGCCCGAGGTCGTCATCATCCTCGACTACGGCGACCTGCCCGCCGAGAAGAAGATCGACTTCCTGAAGAAGTCCCCTCACACCAGGGAGCTGCCCGCCGTCAAGAAGGACAACTTCTTCGTCCTCGACTACAACGAGGGGATCAGCGGGCCGCGGAACATCGACGGTCTGGAGAAGTTCGCGGCGTATCTGCGCTCGCTGGACCGCTGA